A genomic window from Flavobacterium johnsoniae includes:
- a CDS encoding phosphoadenylyl-sulfate reductase, protein MSAIIVQELLEKTAALSLDETLVFLAKEFPGKVIFSTSFGQEDQVITDFIAKSNTDITVFTLDTGRLFQETYDVFHKTLKKYKRPIEVYFPEPASVENLLKTKGPNSFYDSVENRKECCFIRKVVPLRKALAGNSVWITGLRAEQSENRHDLSLFEYDGNFEIIKFNPLLKWTLEEVETYLSENNVPQNALHKQGFVSIGCAPCTRAIFPGEDIRAGRWWWESSHKECGLHSAKKE, encoded by the coding sequence ATGAGTGCGATTATTGTACAAGAATTATTAGAGAAAACTGCAGCTCTTTCGCTTGACGAAACCTTAGTTTTTTTAGCAAAAGAATTTCCTGGAAAAGTGATTTTTTCAACTTCTTTCGGACAGGAAGATCAGGTAATTACAGATTTCATTGCAAAAAGTAACACAGATATTACTGTGTTTACTTTAGATACAGGAAGATTATTTCAGGAAACTTACGACGTTTTTCATAAAACATTAAAAAAATACAAAAGACCAATCGAGGTTTATTTCCCAGAACCTGCTTCAGTAGAAAATCTTCTGAAAACAAAAGGACCAAACAGCTTTTACGATTCGGTAGAAAATAGAAAAGAATGCTGTTTTATTCGAAAAGTAGTTCCGTTGAGAAAAGCTTTGGCAGGAAACTCAGTTTGGATTACGGGATTAAGAGCTGAACAATCAGAAAACAGACACGATTTAAGTTTGTTTGAATACGACGGAAACTTTGAAATCATAAAATTCAATCCGTTATTAAAATGGACTTTAGAAGAAGTTGAAACGTATTTATCAGAAAACAATGTTCCTCAAAATGCATTGCACAAACAAGGTTTCGTAAGTATTGGATGCGCGCCTTGTACAAGAGCAATTTTCCCAGGTGAAGATATCAGAGCAGGAAGATGGTGGTGGGAATCAAGCCATAAAGAGTGTGGGCTTCATAGCGCTAAGAAAGAGTAG
- the cysD gene encoding sulfate adenylyltransferase subunit CysD yields the protein MSSVLKTNALESEAIYIFREVISQFDKPVLLFSGGKDSITLVRLAQKAFFPAKIPFPLLHVDTGHNFPETIAFRDKLVEELGLELIVRNVQDAIDEGKVVEETGKYSSRNSLQTTTLLDAIDEFKFDACIGGARRDEEKARAKERIFSVRDDFGQWDEKNQRPELFDILNGKIENGQNVRVFPISNWTELDVWSYIEKEHIEIPSIYFSHKRKVFLRDGLIWSHSPFVYQEEDEQIEERIVRFRTVGDMSCTAAVESYAATIEEVVGEIRSSTISERGARIDDKRSEAAMEKRKQQGYF from the coding sequence ATGAGTTCAGTATTAAAAACAAACGCTTTAGAGAGTGAAGCGATATACATTTTCAGAGAAGTAATTTCACAGTTTGACAAACCGGTTTTACTTTTCTCAGGAGGAAAAGATTCTATCACATTAGTGCGTTTGGCGCAAAAAGCATTTTTCCCTGCTAAGATTCCGTTTCCTCTATTGCACGTTGATACGGGACATAATTTCCCTGAAACAATTGCTTTCAGAGATAAATTGGTAGAAGAATTAGGTTTAGAATTGATCGTACGTAATGTTCAGGATGCTATTGATGAAGGAAAAGTGGTTGAAGAAACAGGAAAATACTCTAGTAGAAACAGCTTGCAGACAACAACACTTTTGGATGCAATTGATGAATTTAAGTTTGATGCTTGTATTGGCGGAGCACGTCGTGATGAAGAAAAAGCAAGAGCGAAAGAACGTATTTTCTCTGTTCGTGATGATTTCGGACAATGGGACGAAAAAAATCAAAGACCTGAGTTGTTTGATATATTAAATGGAAAAATTGAAAATGGACAAAACGTTCGTGTTTTCCCAATTTCAAACTGGACGGAATTAGATGTTTGGAGTTATATCGAAAAAGAACACATCGAGATTCCATCAATCTATTTCTCACATAAAAGAAAAGTTTTTTTGAGAGACGGTTTAATCTGGTCGCATTCTCCTTTTGTGTACCAAGAAGAAGACGAACAAATCGAAGAAAGAATTGTTCGCTTCAGAACCGTTGGAGATATGAGTTGTACAGCAGCTGTTGAATCTTACGCAGCAACAATCGAAGAAGTAGTTGGAGAAATCAGATCATCAACCATTTCTGAAAGAGGAGCCAGAATTGATGACAAACGTTCTGAAGCGGCAATGGAAAAGAGAAAACAACAAGGATACTTTTAA
- a CDS encoding sulfate adenylyltransferase subunit 1 → MDVLKIATAGSVDDGKSTLIGRLLYDTKSLTTDKIEAIEKSSKQKGYDYLDFSLATDGLVAEREQGITIDVAHIYFSTAKKSYIIADTPGHVEYTRNMVTGASTSQVSIILIDARKGVIEQTYRHFFINNLLRVKEVIVAINKMDLVDYSEEVFNKIKADFQALNAKSTFKEQNVSYIPLSAINGGNVVDQSKDMPWYDGQTVLEHLEGLHSHDVYEAGKARFPVQTVIRPKTEEYHDFRGYAGKLYGNSIKVGDAVTVLPSLTESTVTKIHFFDKTFDEATAGSSITIELENDINVTRGDMIVKSSELPKIEKDITTTVCWMDSKKLVAGTKYLVQHNTNRVLAKVESIKNTIATDYSGTTEASQLAINEIGEVTIKLSKPLYFDSYNENKSNGAFILIDTATNTTAGVGFIR, encoded by the coding sequence ATGGACGTTTTAAAAATAGCAACAGCAGGAAGTGTAGATGACGGAAAAAGTACTTTGATCGGGAGATTATTGTACGATACAAAATCGTTGACAACTGATAAAATAGAAGCAATCGAAAAAAGCAGTAAACAAAAAGGATACGATTACCTTGATTTTTCTTTGGCAACTGACGGATTAGTGGCAGAAAGAGAACAAGGTATTACGATTGATGTTGCGCATATTTATTTTTCGACTGCAAAGAAAAGTTACATTATTGCCGATACTCCGGGTCACGTTGAATATACAAGAAACATGGTTACAGGAGCTTCAACTTCTCAGGTTTCTATCATTTTAATTGATGCAAGAAAAGGCGTTATCGAACAGACTTATCGTCACTTTTTCATCAATAATTTATTAAGAGTAAAAGAAGTAATTGTTGCGATTAATAAAATGGATTTAGTTGATTACTCGGAAGAAGTTTTCAATAAAATCAAAGCCGATTTTCAGGCATTAAATGCAAAAAGTACTTTCAAAGAACAAAACGTAAGTTATATTCCGTTAAGTGCAATCAATGGCGGAAATGTAGTTGATCAATCAAAAGATATGCCTTGGTACGACGGGCAAACTGTTTTAGAACATTTAGAAGGATTGCATTCTCATGATGTTTACGAAGCAGGAAAGGCACGTTTTCCAGTACAGACTGTTATTCGCCCAAAAACAGAAGAATACCACGATTTTAGAGGTTATGCAGGAAAATTATACGGAAACTCAATTAAAGTTGGAGATGCTGTAACAGTTCTTCCATCTTTAACAGAATCAACAGTTACTAAAATTCACTTTTTCGATAAAACATTTGACGAAGCTACAGCAGGTTCTTCAATTACAATCGAATTAGAAAATGATATCAATGTGACGAGAGGTGATATGATTGTAAAATCAAGCGAACTTCCAAAAATTGAAAAAGATATCACGACAACAGTTTGCTGGATGGACAGTAAAAAACTGGTTGCGGGAACTAAATATTTGGTACAACACAATACCAACAGAGTTTTAGCAAAAGTAGAAAGCATTAAAAATACAATTGCTACAGATTACTCAGGAACGACAGAAGCTTCACAATTAGCCATCAACGAAATTGGAGAAGTAACGATCAAATTAAGCAAACCGTTATACTTTGATTCATATAACGAAAACAAATCAAACGGAGCTTTTATCTTAATTGATACAGCAACTAACACAACAGCAGGAGTAGGATTCATTAGGTAA
- a CDS encoding HEPN domain-containing protein, producing the protein MESFRTEIENPVVQKEIIELEKKIHLFRGGKIDDERFRSLRLARGIYGQRQEGVQMIRIKLPYGKVTSEQLVRITQVSDEYSTGRLHITTRQDIQIHYVSLDRTPELWADLAKDDITLREACGNTVRNITGSELAGVDVNEPFDVSPYAHGLFQYLLRNPICQEMGRKFKISFSSSDEDTALSYLHDLGFIPKIKDGQKGFKIMFGGGLGSQPAHAELLSEFVPVNEIIPTAEGIIRIFDRYGERAKRMKARMKFLIKEMGKDVFLDLVEKEKKAIAFETYEIDTTAFDGPIPEPVLEVPQVTIEDTKAYEAWKNSNVIKQKQDGYYAIGIKVLLGDFYTDKARLLANLIKNYGANELRFSLRQNIVIRHIKEENLPFFYQELAKLDFVQLGYNSVGDITACPGTDTCNLGIASSTGIAEELERVLTAEYPQYLNNREIEIKISGCMNACGQHNMSAIGFQGMSINSGKLVAPALQVLLGGGRLGNGAGRFADKVIKVPSRRGPDALRTILNDFDANGSGQKFLDYYDTKGEKYFYEILKPYADVTNLTEADFVDWGNADNYVKAVGVGECAGVVIDLVATLLFEAKEKLILAQESFDEKKWSDAIYHAYAGFVNGAKALLLSENQKTNHHAGIVDLFDTVFVENNKIELNSTFKDLVYQINKNEPSEAFAKDYIAQAVVFFDKIETFRAQELENA; encoded by the coding sequence ATGGAAAGTTTTAGAACAGAAATAGAAAATCCGGTAGTTCAGAAGGAGATTATCGAATTAGAAAAAAAGATTCACTTATTCCGTGGAGGAAAAATTGATGATGAGCGTTTTCGTAGTCTTCGTTTAGCGCGCGGAATTTACGGTCAGCGTCAGGAAGGCGTTCAGATGATTCGTATCAAATTGCCTTATGGTAAAGTGACCAGCGAGCAATTAGTGCGTATCACACAGGTTTCTGATGAATATTCTACAGGGCGTTTGCATATTACAACGCGTCAGGATATTCAGATTCACTATGTGAGTTTAGACAGAACGCCGGAACTTTGGGCAGATTTGGCTAAAGACGATATTACGCTTCGTGAAGCTTGTGGAAACACAGTAAGAAATATTACAGGAAGCGAATTAGCAGGTGTAGACGTAAACGAACCATTTGATGTTTCGCCTTATGCGCACGGACTTTTTCAATATTTGTTAAGAAACCCAATTTGTCAGGAAATGGGGCGTAAATTCAAAATTTCGTTCTCTTCTTCAGATGAAGATACTGCGTTGAGTTATTTACACGATTTAGGATTTATTCCGAAAATTAAAGACGGACAAAAAGGTTTCAAAATCATGTTTGGAGGAGGTTTAGGATCTCAACCAGCACATGCTGAATTGCTTTCAGAGTTCGTTCCGGTAAACGAAATCATTCCAACAGCAGAAGGAATCATCCGTATTTTCGATAGATATGGAGAACGTGCTAAAAGAATGAAAGCGCGTATGAAATTCTTAATCAAAGAAATGGGAAAAGATGTTTTCCTTGATTTAGTTGAGAAAGAGAAAAAAGCCATTGCTTTTGAAACCTACGAAATTGATACAACCGCTTTTGACGGTCCAATTCCAGAACCAGTATTAGAAGTTCCGCAAGTTACAATCGAAGATACTAAAGCATATGAAGCTTGGAAAAATTCGAATGTAATCAAGCAGAAACAAGATGGTTATTACGCAATTGGAATCAAAGTTTTATTAGGAGATTTTTATACAGATAAAGCAAGATTATTAGCCAATTTAATTAAGAATTACGGAGCAAATGAATTACGTTTTTCATTGCGTCAAAATATTGTAATACGTCATATAAAAGAAGAGAATCTTCCTTTCTTTTATCAAGAATTAGCGAAGTTGGATTTTGTTCAATTAGGATATAATTCAGTTGGAGATATTACGGCATGTCCGGGTACTGATACTTGTAATTTGGGGATTGCAAGTAGTACCGGTATTGCAGAAGAATTAGAGAGAGTTTTAACGGCAGAATATCCACAATATTTAAACAATCGCGAAATCGAAATTAAAATTTCAGGTTGTATGAATGCCTGCGGACAGCATAATATGTCTGCAATCGGGTTTCAGGGAATGTCTATCAACTCAGGAAAATTAGTTGCTCCGGCTTTACAAGTTTTATTGGGTGGAGGAAGATTAGGAAATGGCGCTGGACGTTTTGCTGATAAAGTAATCAAAGTTCCTAGTCGTAGAGGTCCTGATGCGTTGCGTACCATTTTAAATGATTTTGATGCTAACGGAAGCGGGCAAAAATTCCTAGATTATTATGATACAAAAGGAGAAAAATATTTTTACGAAATCTTAAAACCGTATGCAGATGTAACCAATTTAACAGAAGCCGATTTTGTGGATTGGGGTAACGCAGACAATTACGTAAAAGCAGTTGGAGTTGGAGAATGTGCCGGAGTAGTGATTGATTTAGTAGCAACATTATTGTTTGAAGCTAAAGAGAAATTAATCTTGGCTCAGGAATCTTTCGACGAGAAAAAATGGTCAGATGCAATCTATCATGCTTACGCAGGATTTGTAAATGGAGCAAAAGCTTTGTTATTGTCAGAAAACCAAAAAACAAATCATCATGCAGGAATTGTAGACTTGTTTGATACTGTTTTTGTTGAAAATAATAAAATAGAATTAAACTCAACTTTTAAAGACTTGGTTTACCAAATCAATAAAAATGAACCATCAGAAGCTTTCGCTAAAGATTATATTGCTCAGGCAGTTGTTTTCTTTGATAAAATCGAAACTTTCAGAGCTCAGGAATTAGAAAATGCTTAA
- the cobA gene encoding uroporphyrinogen-III C-methyltransferase yields MLNIKPKITLVGAGPGDPDLLTLKAVKALAEANVVLYDALANEEILDYAPKNAIRIFVGKRIGNHAYTQDQINQLIVDNALTYGNVVRLKGGDPFIFGRGSEEVEFAESFGIETIVVPGISSVVAVPASQGISITKRGVSESFWVITGTTSDRKLSSDIALSAKSSATVVILMGMHKLPQIIDLFQKEDKGNLPVAIIQNGTTAEEKVGVGTVDSILEVVKQKELGSPAIIVLGEVVRESNKLKGFYEEFLSKETIH; encoded by the coding sequence ATGCTTAATATAAAACCCAAAATAACTTTAGTCGGTGCAGGTCCGGGCGATCCCGATTTACTGACGCTAAAAGCTGTAAAGGCATTGGCTGAAGCTAATGTGGTTTTATACGACGCTTTGGCCAATGAAGAAATTCTGGATTATGCACCGAAAAATGCGATTAGAATTTTTGTTGGAAAAAGAATCGGAAATCATGCTTACACGCAGGATCAAATCAATCAATTGATTGTGGATAATGCATTGACTTATGGAAACGTAGTTCGATTAAAAGGCGGAGATCCATTTATTTTTGGAAGAGGAAGCGAAGAAGTGGAATTTGCAGAAAGTTTCGGAATAGAAACGATCGTAGTTCCCGGAATTTCATCTGTAGTTGCGGTTCCTGCAAGTCAGGGGATTTCGATTACAAAACGTGGAGTTTCAGAAAGCTTTTGGGTAATAACAGGAACAACTTCCGACAGAAAATTATCTTCAGATATTGCGTTATCAGCCAAATCTTCTGCAACAGTTGTAATCTTGATGGGAATGCACAAATTGCCTCAAATCATCGATTTGTTTCAAAAAGAAGATAAAGGAAATTTACCAGTTGCGATCATCCAAAACGGAACAACAGCAGAAGAAAAAGTAGGTGTAGGAACCGTAGATTCGATTTTAGAAGTTGTAAAACAAAAAGAATTAGGTTCACCGGCGATTATTGTTCTTGGAGAAGTTGTCCGCGAAAGCAATAAATTAAAAGGATTTTACGAAGAATTTTTATCAAAAGAAACCATTCATTAA
- a CDS encoding precorrin-2 dehydrogenase/sirohydrochlorin ferrochelatase family protein, with protein sequence MEQNELYPIFLKLHNLNVLIVGGGNVGLEKLSFLLKSSPNANVEVVAPDFHLEIKVLAEKHPSIKLTEKKFKKKMLKKRHMVIACTDDLKVNKKVYDLARKRYLICNIADTPDLCDYYLGGIVTKGNVKIAISTNGKSPTTAKRLREFFEEVIPEDINQMVENLNEYRKTLKGNFEDKVKRMNEITSSLKNKE encoded by the coding sequence ATGGAACAAAACGAATTATATCCAATATTTCTAAAGCTTCACAATTTAAATGTCTTGATTGTAGGCGGAGGAAATGTAGGTCTGGAAAAGCTTTCTTTCTTGCTAAAATCAAGTCCGAATGCTAATGTTGAGGTAGTTGCACCTGATTTTCATTTAGAAATTAAGGTTTTAGCAGAAAAACATCCTTCAATTAAATTGACGGAAAAAAAGTTCAAAAAGAAAATGCTCAAAAAACGTCACATGGTAATTGCCTGTACAGACGATTTGAAAGTAAATAAAAAGGTTTACGATTTAGCAAGAAAACGCTATTTGATTTGCAATATAGCTGATACGCCAGATTTATGTGATTATTATTTAGGTGGAATCGTAACAAAAGGAAATGTAAAAATCGCCATTTCAACAAACGGAAAATCACCAACAACAGCCAAAAGGCTTCGGGAGTTTTTCGAAGAAGTAATTCCGGAAGACATCAACCAAATGGTTGAGAACCTAAATGAATACCGAAAAACGCTTAAAGGCAATTTTGAAGACAAGGTTAAAAGAATGAATGAGATTACCTCTTCATTGAAAAATAAGGAGTAA
- a CDS encoding NAD(P)/FAD-dependent oxidoreductase — protein sequence MIKTDILIIGAGPTGLFAVFEAGLLKLKCHILDALPQPGGQLSELYPKKPIYDIPGFPEVLAGDLVDGLMEQIKQFEPGFTLGERAETIDKQEDGSFIVTSNKGTKFHAPVIAIAGGLGSFEPRKPLIEDIEFYEDKGVKYFIKNPEKFRDKRVVIAGGGDSALDWSIFLANVASEVTLIHRRNEFRGALDSVEKVQELKSAGKIKLITPAEVIGINGAEHVESLDIEENGAHRKIDCDYFIPLFGLTPKLGPIGDWGLEIEKNAIKVNNALDYQTNIPGIFAIGDVNTYPGKLKLILCGFHEATLMCQAAYGIINPGKKYVLKYTTVSGVDGFDGTRKEAPKAVVKAIV from the coding sequence ATGATTAAAACAGATATACTTATAATTGGAGCAGGCCCAACAGGTTTATTTGCCGTTTTCGAGGCAGGATTGTTAAAATTAAAATGCCACATTTTAGATGCACTTCCACAACCAGGGGGACAACTATCAGAGTTATATCCAAAAAAACCAATTTATGATATTCCTGGATTCCCAGAAGTATTAGCCGGAGATTTAGTTGATGGTTTAATGGAGCAAATTAAACAATTTGAGCCAGGTTTTACTTTGGGAGAACGTGCAGAAACAATCGATAAACAAGAAGACGGAAGTTTCATTGTAACGTCAAATAAAGGAACTAAATTTCATGCGCCTGTTATTGCAATCGCTGGAGGTTTAGGAAGTTTTGAGCCTCGTAAACCACTTATCGAAGATATCGAGTTTTATGAAGATAAAGGAGTAAAATACTTCATTAAAAATCCTGAGAAATTCAGAGACAAAAGAGTTGTAATTGCAGGAGGAGGAGATTCAGCGTTAGACTGGTCAATTTTCTTAGCAAATGTAGCTTCAGAAGTAACTTTGATTCACAGAAGAAACGAATTTAGAGGCGCTTTAGATTCTGTAGAAAAAGTACAGGAATTAAAATCAGCAGGAAAAATCAAACTGATCACACCAGCTGAAGTTATCGGAATCAACGGTGCAGAACACGTAGAGTCATTAGACATCGAAGAAAACGGCGCACACCGCAAAATTGATTGTGACTATTTCATTCCACTTTTCGGATTAACACCAAAATTAGGTCCAATCGGAGACTGGGGATTAGAAATCGAGAAAAATGCCATTAAAGTAAACAATGCATTAGATTACCAAACTAACATTCCAGGAATCTTCGCTATTGGAGACGTAAACACATACCCAGGAAAATTAAAGTTAATCCTTTGCGGATTCCACGAAGCAACTTTAATGTGCCAGGCTGCATACGGAATCATCAACCCAGGTAAAAAATACGTATTGAAATATACAACAGTTTCTGGTGTAGACGGTTTCGACGGAACTCGTAAAGAAGCGCCAAAAGCGGTTGTGAAAGCGATTGTTTAA
- a CDS encoding homocysteine S-methyltransferase family protein: protein MAITIQEAIKKNILILDGAMGTMLQRYNFSEEDFRGERFKDFPHPLKGNNDLLSLTQPQAIRDVHAAYYEAGADIVETNTFSGTTIGMADYHMEDLVYELNYESAKIARQVADEFTAKNPEKPRFVAGSIGPTNRTASMSPDVNDPGYRAVTFDDLRIAYKQQAEALMDGGCDLLLVETIFDTLNAKAALFAIEEVKEERNLDIPIMVSGTITDASGRTLSGQTVEAFLISVSHIPLLSVGFNCALGADLLKPYLKTLAHNTSFNVSAHPNAGLPNAFGQYDETPEQTQAFIKEYLEDNLINIIGGCCGTTPDHIRLMAEVAKDYKPRVAPISV from the coding sequence ATGGCAATAACAATTCAGGAAGCAATAAAAAAAAATATCTTAATCCTTGACGGAGCAATGGGAACAATGTTGCAACGCTATAATTTCTCAGAAGAAGATTTCAGAGGAGAGCGTTTCAAAGATTTTCCTCATCCGTTAAAAGGAAACAACGATTTACTATCCCTAACACAACCACAAGCGATCCGCGATGTACATGCCGCTTATTATGAAGCTGGTGCTGACATTGTAGAAACCAATACTTTCTCTGGAACGACAATCGGTATGGCCGATTATCACATGGAAGATTTGGTTTACGAATTAAACTACGAATCGGCAAAAATCGCAAGACAAGTAGCCGATGAGTTTACCGCAAAAAATCCGGAAAAACCACGTTTCGTAGCTGGTTCAATCGGACCGACAAACAGAACGGCAAGTATGTCGCCAGATGTAAACGATCCAGGTTACAGAGCCGTAACGTTCGACGATTTACGAATTGCGTACAAACAACAAGCAGAAGCTTTAATGGACGGTGGCTGTGATTTACTTTTAGTAGAAACGATTTTTGATACCTTAAATGCAAAAGCTGCACTTTTTGCGATTGAAGAAGTAAAAGAAGAACGCAATCTTGATATTCCAATCATGGTTTCAGGAACGATTACGGATGCGTCTGGAAGAACACTTTCGGGACAGACAGTCGAAGCATTTTTGATTTCAGTTTCGCATATTCCGTTATTAAGCGTAGGATTCAATTGCGCTCTTGGAGCCGATTTGTTGAAACCGTATTTAAAGACATTGGCGCATAACACAAGCTTTAATGTTTCGGCACATCCAAACGCTGGATTGCCAAATGCATTTGGACAATATGATGAAACACCAGAACAAACTCAAGCTTTCATTAAAGAATATTTAGAGGATAATTTAATTAATATCATTGGTGGTTGTTGTGGTACAACTCCGGATCATATTCGATTAATGGCTGAGGTGGCGAAGGATTATAAGCCACGTGTGGCGCCAATCTCAGTATAA